Genomic window (Flavobacteriales bacterium):
GTGGGTGTTCGTGTTCACCTTCTTCTACCTCCTCTGACCAAACGCCTTCGCCGGGCTACGGCGGCTTGCAATGGAGCGCGACGACATCATCGAATACAGCCTGGACGCACACCACAGCGAAGAGCATGGCAAGAAGGTCCGCCAGAAGATCTGGATGGTGACCCTGCTGCTGGCCGTGGTGACCACCGTGGAAGTGACCTTGGGCGCATACTGGAAGACCTGGTTCGACCTGAGCGCCTGGAACACCATCAAGTGGACCTACGTGGTGCTCACCTTGGTCAAGGCCGCCTACATCGTGATGACCTTCATGCACCTGGGCGATGAGCGCCGCAACATCCGTGCGATCATCCTGTTGCCCTACGCCTTGTTCATCCTCTACCTGCTCTTCATCGGGATCTGGGAATCGCAGTACGTCCACTACCTCTGGGAGACTTACCTCTGATGCTGTTGGAGCCCTCGGGCCGTCGCAAGAAGATCCTCATCCTGGGCGGCATCGCTGCTTTCGTCCTTGGCCTATTCGTGTTCTTCTCGCCGTGGCTGGGCATGGCGAAGCACAAGTTCAACTTCCTGCCTTACTACGGCCCCAAGGAAGTGGTGGCCATTGAGCGCGACGGCCAGGTCATCATCGACACGGTTTACCACGAGCTGCCGCCGTTCAGCTTCATCGATCAGTTCGGCCGGCCCTTCACCGATGAGCAGGTCGAGGGCAAGATCATCGTGGCCGATTTCTTCTTCACGCGCTGCGGCACCATCTGCCCGAAGATGAGCGGCCAGATGCAGCAGATGCAGCTCAAGCTCGACGACCCCGCCTTCAAGGATGTGGTCTTCCTCAGTCATACCGTTGATCCGGAGCACGACACGCCCGAGGTGCTGAACGAGCACGCGCGCAAGCTGCAAGCCGATACCGCGCGCTGGAAGTTCCTCACCGGCGACAAGGAGGCCATCTACCTGCAAGGCAGCGAAGGCTACCATGTGGCGGCGCGTGAGGACGTGATGGCGCCGGGCGGTTTCCTGCACTCCGAGACTTTCGTCCTGGTCGACAAGGACCGGCACATCCGCGGCATGTACGACGGCACCACCATGAAGGGCATGACGGATTGCGCAAACGACATCAAGATGCTGCTGAAGGAGGAGAAGGTGAAGCGCGCCGAGGCCGTGCGTGCAGAGCGGAAGAAGCAGTGAGGCGGCAGGAGCCATGAAGCAGCCCTATCCCAAGGCCTCGCTCACCCTCGCCGATGCGAAGGCGAAGCGCATCATCTGGATCTTCTCGGCCATCGTGTTCCTGGCCGTGTTGGTGCTCAACCGCGTGAAGGTGGCCACGCCCGGTGGCTTCGACCCGCATGTGTTCGCGCGGATCAACGCGGCCATCAACTCGCTGGTGAGCGCGCTGCTCATCGCGGGCCTCTTCACCGCGCGCTCCGGCCGATGGACCGCGCACCGCAGCGTGATGCTCGCGGCGATGGTGCTCTCCGTGCTCTTCCTGGTGTCCTACATCCTGCACCACCTCTTCGCCGGCGATACGCCCTTCGGCGGTGAAGGCGCGATCAAGGTGCTCTACTACATCATCCTCGCCACGCACATCCTGCTCGCGGCGGGATCATTGCCCTACATCCTCTTCACGGCCTATCGCGCGCTCAGCGGCCGCTATGCCGAGCACCGCAAGCTCGCGCGCCGCACCTGGCCCATCTGGCTTTACGTGAGCATCAGTGGCGTGGTGGTGTACATGATGATCTCGCCGTATTACTGAGTCCGTCTCCGCATTCCCGCTCCGCGCTCCTACATTCGCGCCACGTTCTTTCCGTCATCCCGGTCCTTGGGCCGGGACGCTTATCCAGAAAGGCAGAGGGACTGGCCCTGTGAAGCCTTGGCAACCGTCCGTTGGGCAACCATCGGGTAGGTGCTAAATCCAGCCTCGGAACGATTCGGGGAAAGATGAGCCGCGATCAGGAAGCAAGTCCCGCAAGGGAATATTGATGCCTCATCCGGTCCATCGGATGGGGCTTTCCTTTTTTTGGGAGTGGTGAATGGCGAATGGTCGATGGTGAATGGGGAGACCCCATCGCCGAACCGCTCAGTCCCATTCACCATTCACCAACTCCCATTCGCCTGCATTTTGAATGAGCGACCGGAAAGCACGCACACTTGTGAACCGATGACCGAACTAGAACGCATCGTCGCCCAACGCATCCTCGTCCTCGACGGGGCCATGGGCACCATGATCCAGCGCCTCGGCCTCACCGAGGAGGACTTCCATCCCAAGGGCATGGAGGACCACAAGATCCTGCTGAAAGGCAACAACGAACTGCTCTCGCTCTCGCGCCCCGAGGCCATCAAGCGCATCCACGAGCAATACCTCGAGGCCGGCGCCGATATCGTGGAGACGAACACCTTCAGCGCCACCAGCATCGCGCAAGCAGAGCACGAGTGCAGCCACCTCGTGCGCGAACTCAACCTCACCTCGGCGCGACTGGCCAAGGAGGCCTGTGAAGAATACACCAAGAAGGACCCGAGCAAGCCGCGCTACGTGGCCGGTGCCATCGGGCCCATGAACAAGACCGCCTCGCTCAGCCCCGACGTGAACGACCCCGGCTACCGCGCCGTCACCTTCGACCAGCTCGTGGCCGCCTACAAGGAACAGGTGGAAGCCCTGCTCGACGGCGGCGTGGACCTGCTGCTGGTGGAGACCATCTTCGACACGCTCAACGCCAAGGCCGCCTTCTACGCCATCGAGGAGGTGTTCGAGGCGCGCAACACACGTGTGCCGCTCATGTGCAGCGTCACCATCACCGACGCCAGTGGGCGCACGCTCAGCGGCCAGACCATCGAGGCCTTCCTCATCAGCATGCAGCATGTGCCGCTCTTCAGCATGGGCCTCAACTGCGCTCTGGGCGCGGCCCAGATGCGGCCCTACCTGGAGGTGATCGCCGAGCAGAGCCCCTCGCGTGTCAGCATCTACCCGAACGCCGGCCTGCCCGACCAGATGGGCGAGTACCGCGAAACCCCCGATGTCACCGCGCGCCTCGTGGGCGAGTTCATGGCCAACGGCTGGGTGAACGTGGTGGGCGGGTGCTGCGGAACCACGCCGGAGCATATCGCTGCATTAGCCGCCGAGGCCAAACGGCACGCACCACGCGCAACACCGGTATTGGCATGATCGATTCTCCCTGTGGTTCTTTGGGCGTGCCCCCTCGCAAAGCCTCGGGGTCGCGCTTTCCGCTGTACTCCTCGCTCGTTCCTCGCTGCGGGGTGCCGCTCCAATCGCTCACGCGTATCCCGTTCTGACCAGAAGCTATCATCGCATGAAGAAGGGCACTCACGAAAAAAGCATCAGTGAACTGGAAGGTTGGAATTGGAAAGATCCGGTTCCCTCTGCTGATGATTCGTCCGGTACCGTGCTCCGCTTCTACAGGCTCCATCGAACGCCCATCAAAGACCTAGAGATTGGTGATCTGCGATTCCTGATCGGTCAGAACAGCGCATTGGAATATCTCGTGCCAATGGCGTTCGATCAGCTTCGCAAGGACCCATTCGTGGAAGCGGAGTACTACCCGGGCGACCTTCTATGCGCCCTATTCCAAATCAACAACGAGCCGAATTACTGGAGGTCACATCCGGACCAGCGAGAGGTGCTTGTCAGTTTGTACGAACAACGGAAAGGGCGTATGCCAACAGATGAAATGTCCTTCGACATCATGAAAGAGGTTAAGCGAGAATACGAGAGGTTCATCGCACATCGTGGCTAGCATGTCCATCCCCACCTACTCCGGCCTCGAACCCCTCCGCATCTTCCCGGGTTCCAACTTCGTCAATATCGGCGAGCGCACCAACGTCACGGGCAGCGCGGCCTTCCGCAAGCTGATCAAGAACGGCCAGTACGACGAGGCCGTGAGCGTGGCCCGCCAGCAGGTGGAGAACGGCGCGCAGGTGATCGACGTGAACATGGACGAGGGCTTGATCGATGGCGTGCAGGCCATGACGCGCTTCCTCAACCTCATCGCCGCCGAACCCGACATCGCGCGTGTGCCGGTGATGGTCGACTCCTCGAAGTTCAGCGTGATCGAAGCGGGCCTGAAATGCCTGCAGGGCAAGGGCATCGCCAACAGCATCAGCCTGAAGGAAGGGGAGGCCGAGTTCCTGCGGCAGGCCAAGATCATCCACCGCCTCGGCGCCGCCACCGTGGTCATGTGCTTCGATGAGCAGGGCCAGGCGGACAATTACGAGCGCCGCATCGCCATCGCGCAACGGAGCTATGATCTGCTCACACAGAAGGCCGGCTTCGCGCCGCACGACATCATCATCGACGCCAACATCCTCACCGTGGCCACCGGCATGGCCGAGCACGACCGCTACGCCATCGACTTCATCGAGGCCGTGCGCTGGATCAAGCGGAACCTGCCCGGTGCGCTCACCAGCGGCGGCGTCAGCAACGTCAGCTTCAGCTTCCGCGGCAACGAGCCCGTGCGCGAGGCCATCCACACCGCTTTCCTCTACCACGCCATCAAGGCGGGCCTCGACATGGGCATCGTCAACGCCGGGCAGATCGGCGTGTACGACGACATTCCCAAGGACCTTCTCGAGCACGTGGAGGATGTATTGCTCGCGCGTCGCCCCGATGCCACCGAGCGCATGGTGGCCTTCGCCGAACAGTTCAAGGGCGCGCCTTCAGCCGAAGTCGTGGCCGCGCAAGCCGCATGGCGCGAAGGCTCAGTGGAAGAACGCTTGAAGCACGCCTTGGTGCATGGCGTAACGGACTTCATCGACATTGACGTGGAGGAGGCCCGCGTGAAATACGTGGACCCCGTACTGGTGATCGAGGGTCCGCTGATGGCCGGCATGAACGTGGTGGGCGACCTCTTCGGCAGCGGCAAGATGTTCCTGCCCCAGGTGGTGAAGAGCGCCCGCGTGATGAAGCGCGCCGTGGCCTACCTCGAGCCCTTCCTGCAGGAGAAGAAGGCCGCGCAGGTGATCGGCACGCAGAAGGAGGGCGCTAAGAAGGTGCTGCTCGCCACCGTGAAGGGCGACGTACACGACATCGGCAAGAACATCGTGGGTGTGATCCTCGCCTGCAACGGCTGGCAGGTGATCGATCTGGGCGTGATGGTGCAGAGCGCCACCATCCTGAAAACCGCGCGCGAGATGAAGGTGGATATCATCGGCCTCAGCGGCCTGATCACGCCTTCACTGGACGAGATGGTGCACGTGGCCAAGGAGATGGAGCGCGAGGGTTTTGAGACCCCGCTCTTGATCGGAGGGGCCACCACCAGTCGCGTGCATACCGCCGTGAAGATCGCCCCGCACTACAGCAAGCCCGTGGTGCACGTGATCGACGCCAGCCGCAGCGTGCCCGTGGTGAGCAACCTGCTCAGTGACAACGAACGCGACCGCTTCGCCGCCGAGGTGCTGGAGGAGTACGCCAAGGTGCGCACGCAGTACGAGGGCAGCCAGCGCGAGAAGGAGTACGTCCCGCTGGAGGAGGCCCGCGCGAAGAAGTTCGCGATCGACTTCGCTGCAGAACCGCCCGTGGTGCCCAAGAGCACCGGAATCTTCACCTACCGCAATTACCCGCTGGCTGAGCTGGTGCCCTACATCGACTGGACGCCCTTCTTCATGGCCTGGGAGCTGGCCGGCAAGTTCCCACGCATCCTGGAGGACGAAGTGGTGGGCGCTGAAGCCATGCGTCTGTACAGCGATGCCCAGAAGATGCTGGACCGTATTGTGAAAGAGCAGTGGATCCAAGCGCATGGTGTCGCAGGCATCTGGCCGGCGAATCGTCCAACAGGCATCCTGCCTGTTGCGGGCGGCTCAACAGGTGGGACGCCTGTTGCACCTTCAACGCATGACGACATCGAACTCTACTCCGACCCATCCCGCACCAAGGTGATCGGTCGTTTCCACACGCTTCGCCAGCAGAGCAAGAAGGCGCCCGGTGTGCCCTACATCGCCCTCGCCGACTTCATCGCCCCCCAAGGCACGCCCGACTTCCTCGGCGGCTTCGCGGTGAGCGCTGGCCACGGCGTGGACGAACGCGTCAAGCGCTTCGAGGCCGCGCACGACGACTACAGCGCCATCCTGCTGAAAGCCCTGGCCGATCGCCTCGCGGAAGCCTTCGCCGAGAAGCTGCACGAGGTGGTGCGTGAGGAGCTCTGGGGCTACGAGTCCACCCGCCTCAGCAACGAGCAACTGATCAAGGAGGAGTACCAGGGCATCCGTCCGGCGCCGGGCTACCCCGCCTGCCCGGACCATACCGAGAAGCCCGAGCTCTTCCGACTGCTCGACGCCACCAAGCACACGGGCATCACCCTTACCGAAGGA
Coding sequences:
- a CDS encoding cytochrome C oxidase subunit IV family protein, with the translated sequence MERDDIIEYSLDAHHSEEHGKKVRQKIWMVTLLLAVVTTVEVTLGAYWKTWFDLSAWNTIKWTYVVLTLVKAAYIVMTFMHLGDERRNIRAIILLPYALFILYLLFIGIWESQYVHYLWETYL
- a CDS encoding SCO family protein, producing the protein MLLEPSGRRKKILILGGIAAFVLGLFVFFSPWLGMAKHKFNFLPYYGPKEVVAIERDGQVIIDTVYHELPPFSFIDQFGRPFTDEQVEGKIIVADFFFTRCGTICPKMSGQMQQMQLKLDDPAFKDVVFLSHTVDPEHDTPEVLNEHARKLQADTARWKFLTGDKEAIYLQGSEGYHVAAREDVMAPGGFLHSETFVLVDKDRHIRGMYDGTTMKGMTDCANDIKMLLKEEKVKRAEAVRAERKKQ
- a CDS encoding DUF420 domain-containing protein yields the protein MKQPYPKASLTLADAKAKRIIWIFSAIVFLAVLVLNRVKVATPGGFDPHVFARINAAINSLVSALLIAGLFTARSGRWTAHRSVMLAAMVLSVLFLVSYILHHLFAGDTPFGGEGAIKVLYYIILATHILLAAGSLPYILFTAYRALSGRYAEHRKLARRTWPIWLYVSISGVVVYMMISPYY
- a CDS encoding homocysteine S-methyltransferase family protein yields the protein MTELERIVAQRILVLDGAMGTMIQRLGLTEEDFHPKGMEDHKILLKGNNELLSLSRPEAIKRIHEQYLEAGADIVETNTFSATSIAQAEHECSHLVRELNLTSARLAKEACEEYTKKDPSKPRYVAGAIGPMNKTASLSPDVNDPGYRAVTFDQLVAAYKEQVEALLDGGVDLLLVETIFDTLNAKAAFYAIEEVFEARNTRVPLMCSVTITDASGRTLSGQTIEAFLISMQHVPLFSMGLNCALGAAQMRPYLEVIAEQSPSRVSIYPNAGLPDQMGEYRETPDVTARLVGEFMANGWVNVVGGCCGTTPEHIAALAAEAKRHAPRATPVLA
- the metH gene encoding methionine synthase — translated: MSIPTYSGLEPLRIFPGSNFVNIGERTNVTGSAAFRKLIKNGQYDEAVSVARQQVENGAQVIDVNMDEGLIDGVQAMTRFLNLIAAEPDIARVPVMVDSSKFSVIEAGLKCLQGKGIANSISLKEGEAEFLRQAKIIHRLGAATVVMCFDEQGQADNYERRIAIAQRSYDLLTQKAGFAPHDIIIDANILTVATGMAEHDRYAIDFIEAVRWIKRNLPGALTSGGVSNVSFSFRGNEPVREAIHTAFLYHAIKAGLDMGIVNAGQIGVYDDIPKDLLEHVEDVLLARRPDATERMVAFAEQFKGAPSAEVVAAQAAWREGSVEERLKHALVHGVTDFIDIDVEEARVKYVDPVLVIEGPLMAGMNVVGDLFGSGKMFLPQVVKSARVMKRAVAYLEPFLQEKKAAQVIGTQKEGAKKVLLATVKGDVHDIGKNIVGVILACNGWQVIDLGVMVQSATILKTAREMKVDIIGLSGLITPSLDEMVHVAKEMEREGFETPLLIGGATTSRVHTAVKIAPHYSKPVVHVIDASRSVPVVSNLLSDNERDRFAAEVLEEYAKVRTQYEGSQREKEYVPLEEARAKKFAIDFAAEPPVVPKSTGIFTYRNYPLAELVPYIDWTPFFMAWELAGKFPRILEDEVVGAEAMRLYSDAQKMLDRIVKEQWIQAHGVAGIWPANRPTGILPVAGGSTGGTPVAPSTHDDIELYSDPSRTKVIGRFHTLRQQSKKAPGVPYIALADFIAPQGTPDFLGGFAVSAGHGVDERVKRFEAAHDDYSAILLKALADRLAEAFAEKLHEVVREELWGYESTRLSNEQLIKEEYQGIRPAPGYPACPDHTEKPELFRLLDATKHTGITLTEGLAMSPAAAVSGFYFAHPQSKYFGVGRVAKDQIEDLARRKGQDVAWMERWLGSNLGY